A window from Streptomyces sp. NBC_00299 encodes these proteins:
- a CDS encoding SLC13 family permease, producing MTLNLRLGVGLCVALSLCALLAVPGNFAGLGADARLTLAVFALTTCAWIATPVDDTYIALGAGLALTVTGVISSDTLFGTLGDSTVWLLICAFVLAAAVTRTGLAGRAAAFLVGGARTVRQLVHLTTAALVVTAFAVPATSGRAALALPVFLALAKALADRRRLVVMLALLFPTVILLSAVATLIGAGAHLITVSVLWQATGERIGFTEWLLLGLPLAVASSHLAAEAVLLTTTRRADRKAPVRITPEQIQEHSDDPVTGAWSQAETRCALLLGTVVVLWCSEPLHRVPPAVVALIGAVVAASPALGTVHLKDALKTVPWSLLLFMAATMAMGVALADSGAAKWLVDGLPGGVGPVSFLIVVIAISTAAHLVLQSRSARSSVLVPLVVAAAVGAGVNPVAAALASTAAAGFCHTLPASAKPVTLFSDLPGTPTYTPRDLLRLSAVLAPLTAALVLLFAVAVWPLLGVPL from the coding sequence GTGACCCTGAACCTCCGACTGGGCGTCGGCCTCTGCGTCGCGCTCTCCCTGTGCGCGCTGCTCGCCGTCCCCGGCAACTTCGCCGGACTCGGCGCCGACGCCCGCCTCACCCTCGCCGTGTTCGCCCTGACGACCTGCGCCTGGATCGCCACCCCGGTCGACGACACGTACATCGCGCTGGGCGCCGGACTCGCGCTCACGGTGACCGGGGTGATCAGCAGCGACACGCTCTTCGGCACCCTCGGCGACTCGACGGTGTGGCTGCTGATCTGCGCCTTCGTGCTGGCGGCCGCGGTGACCCGGACGGGGCTCGCGGGACGGGCGGCGGCCTTCCTGGTCGGCGGGGCGCGTACCGTGCGGCAGCTCGTGCACCTGACCACGGCCGCCCTGGTCGTCACGGCGTTCGCGGTACCGGCCACGTCCGGCCGGGCCGCCCTCGCACTGCCGGTGTTCCTCGCGCTCGCCAAAGCCCTGGCCGACCGGCGCCGGCTGGTCGTGATGCTGGCGCTGCTGTTTCCGACCGTGATCCTGCTGTCGGCGGTGGCGACCCTGATCGGCGCGGGCGCGCACCTGATCACCGTCTCGGTGCTGTGGCAGGCCACCGGCGAGCGGATCGGCTTCACCGAGTGGCTGCTGCTCGGCCTGCCACTGGCCGTGGCGTCGTCCCACCTGGCCGCCGAGGCCGTACTCCTGACGACGACTCGGCGCGCGGACCGCAAGGCCCCCGTGCGCATCACTCCCGAGCAGATCCAGGAGCACAGCGACGATCCGGTCACCGGCGCCTGGTCGCAGGCCGAGACGCGGTGCGCGCTGCTGCTCGGCACCGTCGTGGTGCTGTGGTGCAGCGAGCCGCTGCACCGGGTGCCGCCCGCGGTCGTCGCGCTGATCGGCGCGGTGGTGGCGGCCTCGCCGGCTCTCGGCACGGTGCATCTGAAGGACGCGCTGAAGACGGTGCCTTGGTCACTGTTGCTGTTCATGGCGGCGACGATGGCGATGGGAGTCGCGCTGGCCGACTCGGGGGCCGCGAAGTGGCTGGTGGACGGGCTTCCCGGCGGAGTCGGGCCGGTGTCGTTCCTGATCGTCGTGATCGCGATCAGTACGGCGGCCCACCTGGTTCTGCAGTCCCGCTCGGCCCGTTCGTCGGTGCTGGTGCCGCTGGTCGTCGCGGCGGCGGTGGGGGCCGGGGTGAATCCGGTCGCCGCGGCGCTCGCGTCCACGGCGGCGGCGGGCTTCTGCCACACGCTCCCGGCCTCCGCGAAACCGGTCACGCTCTTCTCCGACCTGCCCGGGACGCCCACCTACACCCCGCGCGACCTGCTGCGCCTGTCCGCCGTCCTGGCCCCGCTGACGGCCGCCCTCGTCCTGCTGTTCGCCGTCGCGGTGTGGCCGCTGCTCGGCGTTCCCCTGTGA
- a CDS encoding ATP-binding protein — protein sequence MTRTTPPDPVRRRISARVRILLWLLLVMAVGLVSVATTTRSILLRDVDHRVNGLLAQEAGEFANFQERGVDPETGRPFTDPSRLLREFLVRQYADPDEELIGLVGRAGRTPAQFIQPRDIPAAVPLHEDADARRRIFDSPDATGTVHRASGEIRWAKVTVARAGGEAEAAFVVAFHPGREQAAVNAEFRILLAISGVALLMMTGIGWAVSGRILKPVRLVHTAAAQLTEQDLTRRIPVHGRDDIAALAETFNAMLDRLERAFAAQREFVDDAGHELRTPITIVRGHLELMGDDPAEREETIRLVTDELDRMSRIVEDLLLLAKAERPDFVTAEPVQLAELTADVYVKARTLGERDWQLAEVADVEAELDPQRITQAMVQLAQNAVQHTTPGQTVRIGSRADGPGVELYVADSGCGVQPQDSEVIFERFRRGTSRRGARGSGAGLGLSIVRAIAEAHGGRVRLRDTDGGGATFVLALGEAHT from the coding sequence ATGACCCGGACGACACCCCCCGACCCCGTGCGCCGCCGGATCTCCGCGCGGGTCCGCATCCTGCTCTGGCTGCTGCTCGTCATGGCCGTCGGGCTGGTGTCCGTCGCGACGACCACGCGGTCGATCCTGTTGCGGGACGTCGATCACCGGGTGAACGGGCTGCTCGCACAGGAGGCGGGCGAGTTCGCGAACTTCCAGGAGCGGGGCGTCGACCCCGAGACCGGGCGGCCGTTCACCGACCCGTCCCGGCTGCTGCGCGAGTTTCTGGTACGCCAGTACGCCGATCCGGACGAGGAGCTGATCGGCCTGGTGGGCCGGGCGGGCCGGACCCCGGCACAGTTCATCCAGCCGCGTGACATCCCCGCCGCCGTTCCCCTGCACGAGGACGCCGACGCCCGCCGCCGTATCTTCGACTCGCCCGACGCCACCGGCACCGTGCACCGGGCGTCCGGCGAGATCCGCTGGGCCAAGGTCACGGTCGCCCGCGCCGGCGGCGAGGCGGAGGCGGCCTTCGTCGTCGCCTTCCACCCGGGGCGTGAACAGGCCGCCGTGAACGCGGAGTTCCGTATCCTGCTCGCCATCTCCGGGGTCGCCCTGCTCATGATGACCGGCATCGGCTGGGCGGTCTCGGGGCGGATCCTCAAGCCCGTACGGCTGGTGCACACCGCGGCGGCGCAGCTCACCGAGCAGGACCTCACCCGCCGTATCCCGGTGCACGGGCGCGACGACATCGCCGCGCTCGCGGAGACCTTCAACGCGATGCTCGACCGGCTGGAGCGCGCCTTCGCCGCCCAGCGCGAGTTCGTCGACGACGCGGGCCACGAGCTGCGCACGCCGATCACCATCGTGCGCGGCCATCTGGAGCTGATGGGCGACGACCCGGCCGAGCGCGAGGAGACGATACGCCTGGTCACGGACGAGCTGGACCGGATGAGCCGCATCGTGGAGGACCTGCTGCTGCTCGCCAAGGCCGAGCGCCCCGACTTCGTCACCGCCGAGCCGGTACAGCTCGCCGAGCTCACCGCCGACGTCTACGTCAAGGCCCGCACCCTCGGCGAACGGGACTGGCAGCTCGCCGAGGTGGCCGACGTCGAGGCCGAGCTGGACCCGCAGCGCATCACCCAGGCGATGGTCCAGCTCGCCCAGAACGCCGTGCAGCACACCACGCCCGGGCAGACCGTCCGGATCGGCTCGCGCGCGGACGGGCCGGGCGTAGAGCTGTACGTCGCCGACTCCGGCTGCGGTGTCCAGCCGCAGGACAGCGAGGTGATCTTCGAACGGTTCCGGCGCGGCACGTCCCGGCGCGGCGCCCGCGGCTCCGGAGCCGGGCTCGGCCTGTCGATCGTCCGGGCGATCGCCGAGGCACACGGCGGCCGGGTCCGGCTGCGCGACACCGACGGCGGCGGCGCCACCTTCGTACTGGCACTGGGAGAGGCACACACGTGA
- a CDS encoding response regulator transcription factor, giving the protein MNRILIVEDEERIASFVQKGLRSNGFTTTVVGDGDAAHEYALTGSFDLVVLDIGLPGRDGFTVLRELREARVTVPVIVLTARDSVRDTVAGLEGGADDWMTKPFRFEELLARVRLRLRTAARAPEVTVLRSGSLTLDLRTRRARADERTVDLTAREFVLLELFLRHPGQVLSREQILSHVWGYDFDPGSNIVDVYVRALRKKLGAERFETVRGVGYRLFA; this is encoded by the coding sequence GTGAACCGCATTCTCATCGTCGAGGACGAGGAAAGGATCGCCTCCTTCGTGCAGAAGGGGCTGCGCTCCAACGGCTTCACCACGACCGTCGTCGGCGACGGCGACGCCGCCCACGAGTACGCGCTGACCGGCAGTTTCGACCTGGTGGTCCTGGACATCGGCCTGCCCGGCCGGGACGGCTTCACGGTGCTGCGCGAACTGCGCGAGGCCCGGGTGACGGTCCCGGTGATCGTGCTGACCGCGCGGGACTCCGTACGGGACACGGTGGCCGGTCTGGAGGGCGGCGCCGACGACTGGATGACCAAGCCGTTCCGCTTCGAGGAACTGCTCGCGCGGGTGCGTCTGCGGCTGCGTACGGCGGCCCGGGCACCCGAGGTGACGGTGCTGCGGTCCGGTTCGCTGACCCTCGACCTGCGCACCCGTCGGGCGCGGGCCGACGAGCGGACCGTGGACCTGACGGCCCGTGAGTTCGTGCTCCTGGAGCTGTTCCTGAGGCATCCCGGCCAGGTACTGTCCCGCGAGCAGATCCTGTCGCACGTGTGGGGCTACGACTTCGACCCCGGGTCGAACATCGTGGATGTGTACGTGCGGGCACTGCGCAAGAAGCTCGGGGCCGAACGGTTCGAGACGGTGCGCGGCGTGGGATATCGCCTCTTCGCCTGA
- a CDS encoding Lrp/AsnC family transcriptional regulator, producing MITAIVLIKTSVDRIPEIAERIASLESVTEVFSVTGTYDLIAMVRVKEHEDLAEVIPGRISKIPGVEGTDTHVAFRTYSQHDIEAAFAIGLDS from the coding sequence GTGATCACCGCGATCGTCCTCATCAAGACCAGCGTGGACCGGATTCCCGAGATCGCGGAGCGGATCGCTTCGCTGGAGAGCGTCACCGAGGTCTTCTCGGTCACCGGTACGTACGACCTGATCGCCATGGTGCGGGTGAAGGAGCACGAGGATCTCGCCGAGGTCATTCCGGGCCGGATCAGCAAGATCCCCGGGGTGGAGGGCACGGACACGCACGTGGCGTTCCGTACGTACTCGCAGCACGACATCGAGGCCGCGTTCGCCATCGGGCTGGACAGCTGA
- a CDS encoding NYN domain-containing protein, whose translation MVETQGGGPDDGAAEVLDRPLPDGVRRKVVQIVSDGFGGLTVGELPAQLRQYARFAPNRRAKFAGNAMAAALETDPLFRQRIGEKFREGQPELAGALDAGSAPPAADPLDVAAAAYVLRPTGWVKLVTAAGEEAQRADAERVDEENRAELERLREELAHAREHTRHETERLRTELDAAKKEAESLHRKLRSALSDVKRGEAALRKVHGEIETVRAEGHAQVSAAESETRRLKARLGEAEAALEATRRAAREGRSVEDMRVRLLLDTLLDSAQGLRRELALPPVSVRPAETVDAVEPGRMTPKDIAARALSENDPAILDQLLALPQAHLVVDGYNVTKTGYPQMPLEKQRLRLLGQLSQLAAQTGAEVTCVFDGAELAAPVLLAPPRGVRVLFSKPGVTADELIRQLVRAEPPGRPVIVASTDREVADGVARAGARPVASAVLLKRLS comes from the coding sequence ATGGTGGAGACACAAGGCGGGGGGCCGGACGACGGCGCCGCTGAGGTGCTCGACCGTCCGCTGCCCGACGGTGTACGGCGCAAGGTCGTACAGATCGTGTCCGACGGGTTCGGCGGCCTGACCGTCGGTGAACTGCCCGCACAGCTGCGGCAGTACGCCAGATTCGCGCCGAACCGACGGGCCAAGTTCGCCGGCAACGCGATGGCGGCGGCGCTGGAGACCGATCCGCTGTTCCGGCAGCGCATCGGGGAGAAGTTCAGAGAGGGCCAGCCGGAACTCGCCGGCGCCCTCGACGCCGGCTCGGCGCCCCCGGCCGCGGACCCGCTCGACGTGGCGGCCGCGGCCTATGTTCTGCGCCCCACGGGCTGGGTCAAGCTGGTCACCGCGGCCGGCGAGGAGGCCCAGCGCGCCGACGCCGAGCGCGTCGACGAGGAGAACCGCGCCGAGCTGGAGCGGCTGCGCGAGGAGCTCGCCCACGCCCGTGAGCACACCCGGCACGAGACCGAGCGGCTGCGCACCGAGCTGGACGCGGCGAAGAAGGAAGCCGAATCGCTTCACCGAAAGCTGCGCTCGGCCCTCAGCGACGTCAAGCGCGGCGAGGCCGCCCTGCGCAAGGTGCACGGCGAGATCGAGACCGTACGGGCCGAGGGGCACGCCCAGGTCTCCGCGGCCGAGAGCGAGACCCGGCGCCTCAAGGCGCGGCTCGGGGAGGCCGAGGCCGCCCTGGAGGCCACGCGCAGGGCCGCACGCGAGGGGCGCAGCGTCGAGGACATGCGCGTACGCCTGCTTCTGGACACCCTGCTGGACTCCGCCCAAGGGCTGCGCCGGGAGCTGGCGTTGCCGCCGGTCTCCGTACGGCCCGCCGAGACCGTGGACGCGGTCGAACCGGGACGAATGACCCCGAAGGACATCGCCGCCCGGGCGCTGTCCGAGAACGACCCCGCGATCCTCGACCAGCTCCTCGCCCTGCCCCAGGCGCACTTGGTGGTCGACGGCTACAACGTCACCAAGACGGGCTATCCCCAGATGCCCCTGGAGAAGCAGCGGCTCAGGCTGCTCGGCCAGCTCTCGCAGCTCGCCGCGCAGACCGGCGCCGAGGTGACCTGTGTCTTCGACGGGGCCGAGCTGGCCGCGCCGGTGCTTCTCGCGCCGCCGCGCGGGGTGCGGGTGCTGTTCTCGAAACCGGGCGTCACCGCCGACGAGTTGATCCGGCAGCTGGTGCGCGCCGAGCCGCCGGGCCGTCCGGTCATCGTCGCCTCGACCGACCGTGAGGTGGCGGACGGGGTCGCCCGGGCCGGGGCACGGCCGGTGGCTTCTGCGGTGCTTCTCAAGCGGCTGTCCTGA
- a CDS encoding C40 family peptidase, with translation MASHRRPKQPSRARVTVLTTAAAAAVAISAQAANAAPSEKPSKDEVKAKVDKLYEEAEQATEKYNGAKEKQEKLQKEISTIQDNVARGQEELNELRDSMGLAAAAQYRTGSIDSSVQLFLSSDPDDYLDKASTMDQLSAQQVDSLKKIQDKQRELSQQRTEASDKLKDLASTRTELGKKKKQVQGKLGEAQKLLNTLTAAEKAALAAEEQRASRSAADRVDLGNTGSASGRAMAAFQAAQSQIGKPYVYGATGTASYDCSGLTSWAYAQAGVSIPRTSQAQASYGTRIYSQSELKVGDLVIFYGDLHHVGFYAGNGQVLHAPRSGTVVRYESINNMPYQFGVRI, from the coding sequence GTGGCGTCCCACCGTCGACCCAAGCAGCCGAGCCGAGCACGAGTGACCGTGCTGACCACCGCTGCCGCTGCTGCCGTGGCCATCAGTGCGCAGGCCGCCAACGCGGCCCCCAGCGAGAAGCCGAGCAAGGACGAGGTCAAGGCCAAGGTCGACAAGCTCTACGAGGAGGCCGAGCAGGCCACCGAGAAGTACAACGGCGCCAAGGAGAAGCAGGAGAAGCTCCAGAAGGAGATCTCCACGATCCAGGACAACGTCGCCCGCGGCCAGGAAGAGCTCAACGAGCTGCGCGACAGCATGGGTCTCGCAGCCGCCGCCCAGTACCGCACCGGCAGCATCGACTCCTCCGTCCAGCTGTTCCTGTCGTCCGACCCGGACGACTACCTGGACAAGGCGTCCACCATGGACCAGCTGAGCGCCCAGCAGGTCGACTCGCTGAAGAAGATCCAGGACAAGCAGCGCGAGCTCTCCCAGCAGCGCACCGAGGCGTCCGACAAGCTCAAGGACCTCGCCTCCACCCGCACCGAACTGGGCAAGAAGAAGAAGCAGGTCCAGGGCAAGCTCGGCGAGGCGCAGAAGCTGCTCAACACGCTGACGGCCGCGGAGAAGGCCGCCCTCGCCGCCGAGGAGCAGCGCGCCAGCCGCTCCGCCGCGGACCGCGTGGACCTCGGCAACACCGGTTCCGCCTCCGGCCGTGCCATGGCCGCCTTCCAGGCCGCCCAGAGCCAGATCGGCAAGCCGTACGTCTACGGCGCCACCGGCACTGCCTCCTACGACTGCTCGGGCCTCACCTCCTGGGCCTACGCCCAGGCCGGCGTCTCCATCCCGCGCACCTCACAGGCCCAGGCCAGCTACGGCACGCGCATCTACAGCCAGTCCGAGCTCAAGGTCGGCGACCTGGTCATCTTCTACGGCGATCTGCACCACGTCGGCTTCTACGCGGGCAACGGCCAGGTCCTGCACGCCCCGCGCAGCGGCACGGTCGTCCGCTACGAGTCGATCAACAACATGCCGTACCAGTTCGGCGTCCGGATCTGA
- a CDS encoding C40 family peptidase, protein MGSHRRLASTGFDRGAGAALCVMSAAATALGVVPASAAPQDDTRAKVDRLYEEAEKATEAYNRADERADKLRKQVTDAQDRIARQQEDINSKRDALGSLAGAQYRSGGLDPSLALLLSNDPADYLDKAARIARLSAHQAGELKELQDAMRRLAQDRSEATGKLLDLEKSRKAVAVHKRTVERKLTQARRLLNSLTAADRAAYDRASRSGRAGMPDFGSLVAPSGRAAAAVAAAHSALGRPYVWGANGPSGFDCSGLIQWSYAQAGVAMPRTSQGQRYAGRQVPLSEAQPGDVVTYRGDASHVGMYVGNGQVIHAPYPGAPVRYDPVGMMPGATVTRV, encoded by the coding sequence GTGGGGTCCCATCGCCGCCTTGCATCGACCGGGTTCGACCGGGGCGCCGGAGCAGCGCTCTGCGTCATGTCAGCCGCCGCCACGGCCCTGGGGGTCGTACCGGCCTCGGCCGCGCCACAAGACGACACCCGGGCCAAGGTGGACCGCCTCTACGAGGAGGCCGAGAAGGCCACCGAGGCCTACAACAGGGCCGACGAGCGTGCCGACAAGCTCCGCAAGCAGGTGACCGACGCGCAGGACCGGATCGCCAGGCAGCAGGAGGACATCAACTCCAAGCGGGACGCGCTCGGTTCGCTGGCCGGTGCCCAGTACCGGTCCGGCGGCCTCGATCCGTCGCTCGCGCTGCTGCTCTCCAACGACCCGGCCGACTACCTCGACAAGGCCGCGCGCATCGCCCGGCTCAGCGCCCACCAGGCAGGCGAGCTCAAGGAGCTGCAGGACGCGATGCGCCGACTCGCCCAGGACCGCTCCGAGGCGACCGGAAAACTCCTCGACCTGGAGAAGAGCCGCAAGGCCGTCGCCGTCCACAAGCGGACCGTCGAGCGCAAACTCACCCAGGCCCGCAGGCTGCTGAACTCCCTCACCGCGGCCGACCGTGCCGCCTACGACCGTGCCTCCCGCTCCGGGCGCGCCGGCATGCCCGACTTCGGGAGCCTCGTGGCCCCCTCGGGCCGCGCCGCAGCCGCCGTCGCCGCCGCCCACTCGGCGCTGGGCAGGCCGTACGTCTGGGGCGCCAACGGTCCCTCCGGCTTCGACTGTTCGGGCCTGATCCAGTGGTCGTACGCCCAGGCCGGCGTCGCCATGCCGCGGACCTCGCAGGGGCAGCGGTACGCCGGCCGGCAGGTCCCGCTCTCCGAGGCCCAGCCCGGCGACGTGGTCACCTACCGGGGCGACGCCAGCCACGTCGGGATGTACGTGGGCAACGGCCAGGTGATCCACGCGCCCTACCCCGGTGCCCCCGTGCGCTACGACCCGGTGGGCATGATGCCCGGGGCGACGGTCACCCGGGTCTGA
- a CDS encoding small secreted hydrophilic protein: MVFSHRIAALAAVVAIPLGIAATSFALTDNPESPKVPAKVELDSGSPTPTPSRPSPPPSDEVVSRPPVTDGPTSDDDADDGPDRDTGDDDRGEPGDDG; this comes from the coding sequence ATGGTCTTCTCTCACCGGATCGCGGCGCTGGCCGCCGTCGTGGCGATCCCCCTCGGCATCGCCGCGACCAGCTTCGCCCTCACCGACAACCCGGAGTCCCCCAAGGTCCCGGCCAAGGTGGAGCTGGACAGCGGCTCCCCCACCCCGACCCCGTCGCGGCCCTCACCGCCCCCGAGTGACGAGGTCGTCTCACGGCCCCCGGTGACAGACGGCCCGACGAGCGACGACGATGCCGACGACGGCCCCGACCGGGACACCGGCGACGACGACCGCGGCGAGCCCGGGGACGACGGCTAG
- a CDS encoding PadR family transcriptional regulator has protein sequence MLELSILGFLAEEPLHGYELKERIKALSGHVRPVSDGALYPAITRLIKAGKLDEHTEPGASAAPRRILSLTDAGREDLLERLRHPKQVEITDQVRFNTLLAFLRHLPDRREQAGVLRRRLEFLTAPTSFFYDDGQPVRAEEAQDLFRQGMLRVARATGEAERAWLTEAIALLDQPS, from the coding sequence ATGCTGGAGCTGTCGATCCTCGGCTTCCTGGCCGAAGAGCCGCTGCACGGCTATGAGTTGAAGGAGCGGATCAAGGCGCTGAGCGGCCATGTCCGCCCCGTCAGCGACGGTGCGCTCTATCCGGCGATCACACGACTGATCAAGGCCGGGAAGCTCGACGAGCACACGGAGCCGGGTGCGAGCGCCGCCCCGCGCCGGATCCTCTCCCTCACCGACGCCGGCCGCGAGGACCTGCTGGAGCGCCTGCGCCACCCCAAGCAGGTGGAGATCACGGACCAGGTCCGCTTCAACACGCTCCTGGCCTTCCTACGGCACCTGCCGGACCGCCGGGAGCAGGCCGGAGTGCTGCGGCGCCGCCTGGAGTTCCTCACCGCGCCCACGAGCTTCTTCTACGACGACGGGCAGCCCGTCCGGGCGGAGGAGGCGCAGGACCTTTTCCGGCAGGGCATGCTGCGGGTCGCCCGGGCGACGGGTGAGGCGGAGCGTGCGTGGCTGACGGAGGCGATCGCGCTGCTGGATCAGCCGAGCTGA
- a CDS encoding rhomboid family intramembrane serine protease: MIGNWSVAHFGTRLGRAGRPVRSVLRSSAPVTYGLIILCCLVFLIGPAAGLNPAYGSGEGLLAAQRAYFHRWGVVPAELFEGAPRAVLTPATALFVHGSWVHLLGNMLFLYVFGVMTEERMGRLQFTLFYLGCGYLALLGYAAANDDSTQSLVGASGAISAVLGAFLFLFPGARVTSLLPFLLFLPLRFPAWVVLPFWVALQWVAAGRADQGPGVAYLAHLVGFGLGFGFAWARFRPATRVKAATAPASEGENQP; encoded by the coding sequence ATGATCGGCAACTGGAGCGTGGCGCATTTCGGGACTCGGCTCGGCAGGGCGGGCCGACCGGTCCGGTCCGTCCTGCGGTCCTCGGCGCCGGTGACGTACGGGCTGATCATCCTGTGCTGCCTGGTCTTCCTGATCGGCCCGGCGGCGGGACTCAATCCGGCGTACGGCTCCGGCGAGGGGCTGCTCGCCGCTCAGCGGGCCTATTTCCACCGCTGGGGTGTCGTGCCCGCGGAGCTGTTCGAGGGGGCGCCCCGGGCCGTCCTCACCCCCGCTACGGCGCTGTTCGTGCACGGCAGCTGGGTGCACCTGCTCGGCAACATGCTCTTCCTCTATGTCTTCGGCGTGATGACCGAGGAACGGATGGGCCGCCTCCAGTTCACGCTCTTCTATCTGGGCTGCGGCTACCTCGCCCTGCTGGGCTACGCGGCCGCCAACGACGACTCCACCCAGTCCCTGGTCGGCGCGTCCGGGGCGATCTCTGCGGTCCTCGGCGCGTTCCTGTTCCTCTTCCCCGGGGCGCGGGTGACAAGCCTGCTGCCGTTCCTGCTCTTCCTGCCGCTGCGCTTCCCGGCCTGGGTCGTGCTGCCCTTCTGGGTGGCGCTGCAGTGGGTGGCGGCGGGGCGCGCGGACCAGGGGCCGGGGGTGGCGTATCTGGCGCACCTGGTCGGGTTCGGGCTCGGCTTCGGCTTCGCGTGGGCCCGATTCCGCCCTGCGACTAGAGTGAAGGCCGCCACAGCTCCGGCCTCCGAGGGAGAGAACCAACCGTGA
- a CDS encoding glycerate kinase, with product MLTRVVVAPSGFKESLSAQAAADAIADGVRRVLPDVVIDLIPLVDGGEGTATALAAATGGRLVALPATGPVGEPLGTHFALLGSRDTAVVEMAAVAGLSLVPRALRDPGATTTYGVGELIRAALDTGVRRILVGCGDSGTSDGGAGALQALGARLLDADGFELPRGGRELTRLTRIDPSGLDPRLRDVELLVACNPYNVLCGERGVARVFGPQKGATPAQVEHLSAGLENWADVLTRDLGAVGTDLHHGPGTGASGGLGAGLAALGARLLPRFDVLLDHLDLDARLARADLVVTAEGALDHQTPRGKVPAEVARRAKLYGRPVLALAGTLGEGAHEVPGVDAFSGILPAPMALAEALVRACELLTDATERALRMILLGARLPAHAEVSGTQRPSSVR from the coding sequence ATGCTGACCCGAGTCGTCGTAGCCCCCAGTGGCTTCAAGGAGTCCCTGTCCGCCCAGGCCGCCGCCGATGCCATCGCGGACGGTGTCCGACGGGTCCTGCCGGATGTCGTGATCGACCTGATCCCGCTCGTGGACGGCGGCGAGGGCACCGCCACCGCGCTGGCCGCCGCGACCGGCGGACGGCTCGTCGCCCTGCCGGCCACGGGCCCGGTCGGCGAACCGCTCGGCACGCACTTCGCCCTGCTCGGCTCCCGGGACACGGCGGTCGTGGAGATGGCCGCGGTGGCCGGGCTGTCCCTCGTCCCGCGCGCCCTGCGCGACCCGGGCGCCACGACGACCTACGGCGTCGGCGAGCTGATCCGCGCCGCGCTCGACACCGGCGTACGGCGCATCCTGGTCGGCTGCGGCGACTCGGGTACGTCCGACGGGGGCGCCGGCGCGCTCCAGGCCCTCGGCGCCCGGCTGCTGGACGCCGACGGCTTCGAACTCCCGCGCGGTGGCCGGGAGTTGACGCGGCTGACCCGGATCGACCCGTCCGGCCTGGACCCGCGCCTGCGGGACGTCGAGCTGCTGGTCGCCTGCAACCCGTACAACGTGCTGTGCGGCGAGCGCGGCGTGGCCCGCGTCTTCGGCCCGCAGAAGGGGGCGACGCCCGCGCAGGTCGAGCATCTGTCGGCCGGACTGGAGAACTGGGCTGACGTCCTCACCCGAGACCTGGGGGCCGTGGGCACCGACCTGCACCACGGCCCCGGCACCGGAGCGTCCGGCGGTCTGGGCGCGGGCCTGGCAGCCCTCGGCGCCCGGCTGCTCCCCCGCTTCGACGTGCTCCTCGACCACCTCGACCTCGACGCCCGCCTCGCCCGCGCCGACCTGGTCGTGACCGCGGAGGGCGCCCTGGACCACCAGACCCCTCGTGGCAAGGTCCCGGCCGAGGTGGCCCGCCGGGCCAAGCTGTACGGCCGCCCGGTGCTGGCGCTGGCGGGCACGCTCGGCGAAGGGGCGCACGAGGTGCCGGGCGTAGACGCGTTCAGCGGCATCCTGCCGGCCCCGATGGCCCTGGCGGAGGCCCTGGTGCGGGCCTGCGAACTCCTCACGGACGCCACCGAACGCGCCCTGCGGATGATCCTGCTGGGCGCCCGGCTACCGGCTCACGCGGAGGTGTCCGGGACGCAACGCCCGTCCTCGGTGCGGTAG